In Janthinobacterium sp. J1-1, a single genomic region encodes these proteins:
- a CDS encoding Fic family protein, whose product MSNPKFEHVELKLCNPTFDSPLVDVVNELEHLRRLRLGGSTPPDVFFQLKHIFHMLESLGSARIEGNHTTLADLVDATIQDGGTAGGGDQMKEITNIELAMRYVEQAMEPGAPLTETFIRELHEIAVRTLEREGDQTPGAYREGSVRIVMSAHLPPEAVAVPQYMKELTDFVNHASAPKYDLMKVALTHHRFGWIHPFSNGNGRVVRLLTYALLIKYGFNVKDGRVLNPTAVFCNNRERYYQMLGAADTGTTKGIENWCIYVLEGILLELQKVDRLTRYDYIEQKILVPALRLSRERQLITPDEHQVLLEVVRLKSAKSADLKKVMPKLTDNQRTYQIKKLVELNMLQAIYPGARQYAIRFTHNYLLRGVIQALTEEGFVPGFMEK is encoded by the coding sequence ATGAGCAATCCCAAGTTCGAACACGTTGAACTCAAGCTATGCAACCCGACATTCGACTCGCCGCTGGTCGATGTCGTCAACGAACTGGAGCATCTCCGGCGCCTGCGACTGGGCGGCAGCACGCCGCCAGACGTGTTCTTCCAGCTCAAGCACATCTTCCACATGCTGGAAAGTCTGGGGTCGGCTCGCATCGAAGGCAATCACACCACCCTGGCCGACCTTGTCGACGCAACCATACAGGACGGCGGCACAGCTGGCGGTGGCGACCAGATGAAAGAAATCACTAACATCGAATTGGCGATGAGGTATGTCGAGCAGGCCATGGAACCGGGCGCGCCATTGACCGAAACGTTCATCCGTGAACTGCACGAGATTGCCGTGCGCACCCTGGAGCGCGAAGGGGACCAGACACCGGGCGCGTATCGGGAGGGATCGGTAAGGATTGTCATGTCGGCACATCTACCACCCGAAGCAGTTGCTGTGCCGCAGTACATGAAGGAGCTGACTGACTTCGTCAACCATGCCTCGGCGCCAAAATACGACCTGATGAAGGTGGCCCTCACACACCACCGGTTTGGCTGGATTCATCCTTTCTCAAATGGAAATGGAAGGGTCGTTCGCCTGCTGACCTACGCCTTGCTCATCAAGTACGGGTTCAACGTCAAGGATGGGCGCGTACTGAATCCGACCGCAGTCTTCTGCAACAACCGGGAGCGCTACTACCAGATGCTCGGTGCGGCGGATACCGGGACGACAAAGGGCATTGAAAACTGGTGCATCTACGTGCTGGAGGGAATTTTACTGGAGCTGCAGAAGGTGGATCGGCTGACGCGATACGACTACATCGAGCAAAAAATTCTCGTGCCGGCACTCCGCCTGTCACGCGAGCGGCAACTGATCACGCCTGACGAACACCAGGTCCTGCTGGAAGTTGTACGACTGAAAAGTGCGAAGTCGGCAGACCTGAAAAAAGTCATGCCCAAGCTGACCGACAACCAGCGCACCTATCAGATAAAAAAATTGGTGGAACTGAACATGCTGCAAGCGATCTACCCGGGCGCCAGGCAATATGCTATCCGTTTCACGCACAATTACCTGCTGCGCGGCGTCATCCAGGCCCTGACCGAAGAGGGATTCGTGCCCGGCTTCATGGAAAAATAA
- a CDS encoding phage holin family protein, which translates to MDKSASSHQGPGLIASIAGLARNAVGLMLSRLELASIELSEVRNHLLQLVVIFALAMVAGLFAIAYGSVLVVFLAWDSLGWKILLIMTAVFLLLAVGLVMYARAMLRQGKLSLPATMAELKADRDMLI; encoded by the coding sequence ATGGACAAGTCTGCTTCGTCTCACCAGGGGCCGGGATTGATCGCCTCGATCGCCGGCCTGGCCAGAAACGCGGTCGGACTGATGTTGTCGCGGCTGGAACTGGCAAGCATCGAATTGTCGGAAGTGCGCAACCATCTGCTGCAACTGGTCGTCATTTTCGCCCTGGCGATGGTGGCGGGCCTGTTTGCCATCGCTTATGGCAGCGTGCTGGTGGTCTTCCTGGCCTGGGATAGTCTGGGCTGGAAGATACTGCTGATCATGACGGCCGTGTTCCTGCTGCTGGCTGTCGGGCTCGTCATGTACGCGCGCGCGATGCTACGTCAAGGCAAGCTTTCGCTGCCAGCCACCATGGCTGAATTGAAGGCCGACCGCGACATGCTGATCTAG
- a CDS encoding YqjD family protein — translation MLENNITTVNNDVKTLVKDAQALFSAAAALTGEKADEVRVKGMKTLDAALVKAQEAQAAAIVSAKELASQADGYVKENPWRTVALAAGVGVLIGFILGRK, via the coding sequence ATGTTGGAAAACAATATCACCACCGTCAATAACGATGTCAAAACCCTGGTGAAAGATGCCCAGGCATTGTTCAGCGCCGCTGCCGCCCTGACCGGCGAAAAAGCCGACGAAGTGCGCGTCAAGGGCATGAAAACCCTGGACGCCGCCCTGGTCAAGGCGCAGGAAGCCCAAGCCGCCGCCATCGTGTCGGCCAAGGAACTGGCATCCCAAGCTGATGGCTATGTGAAAGAAAACCCATGGCGCACGGTGGCCCTCGCCGCTGGCGTCGGCGTGCTGATCGGCTTTATCCTGGGCCGCAAGTAA
- a CDS encoding ferritin-like domain-containing protein codes for MSDTSVATPSGIDTAAIRAAARNLDDGAVTEGYQGNRQEVITMLNGALATELVCIARYKRHYYTVSGRDNGTIKAEFLEHAQQEQEHADWLAERIVQLNGKPDFNPATLLERSHAEYDDSDDVQSMVKANLIAERVAIESYRQMIVTIGEKDPTTRHLLIKIMAVEEEHADDMRDLME; via the coding sequence ATGTCCGATACTTCAGTTGCCACTCCTTCGGGAATCGATACCGCCGCCATTCGCGCCGCCGCCCGCAATCTGGACGATGGCGCCGTCACGGAAGGCTACCAGGGAAACCGCCAGGAAGTCATCACCATGTTGAATGGCGCCCTGGCGACCGAGCTGGTGTGCATTGCACGCTACAAGCGCCATTACTACACCGTGAGCGGACGTGATAACGGCACCATCAAGGCCGAGTTCCTCGAACATGCTCAGCAGGAACAGGAACACGCCGACTGGCTGGCCGAACGCATCGTTCAATTGAACGGCAAGCCAGATTTTAATCCGGCAACATTGCTTGAGCGCAGCCATGCCGAGTATGATGACTCCGACGACGTGCAAAGCATGGTCAAGGCCAATCTGATCGCCGAGCGCGTGGCGATCGAATCGTACCGCCAGATGATCGTCACGATCGGCGAGAAGGACCCGACCACGCGCCACTTGTTGATCAAGATCATGGCCGTCGAAGAAGAGCACGCCGACGACATGCGCGATCTGATGGAATAA
- a CDS encoding OmpA family protein has product MKKATYTTIPGLLAMAALVAACSSAPTTTSLLDQTRGDYMAAQSNPMVSTYAAREWRDASAALEAANAAATRQEDKEQVDKLAYLAKQKIATAQEVAKQKAAEADVANAGKQRDELRLEARTQQADQATARAQAAQAAAEAAKAQAQSAEMATRDAQARASALEMQLADLAAKKTERGMIITLGDVLFGTDKADLTSNGVNTANKLAEVLKNNPQRTVLIEGFTDSTGSAAHNLELSQRRAESVRNALLGQGIARDRIATRGYGVAYPAAGNDTAANRQLNRRVEIVLSEDNTAIPARR; this is encoded by the coding sequence ATGAAAAAAGCTACCTACACCACGATTCCCGGCCTGCTGGCCATGGCTGCCCTGGTTGCCGCCTGCAGCTCCGCGCCAACCACCACCAGCCTGCTCGACCAGACCCGCGGCGACTACATGGCCGCCCAGTCGAACCCGATGGTATCGACCTATGCGGCGCGCGAATGGCGTGACGCCAGCGCCGCGCTGGAAGCGGCAAATGCCGCCGCCACCCGCCAGGAAGACAAGGAGCAGGTCGACAAGCTGGCCTATCTGGCCAAGCAAAAAATCGCCACCGCACAGGAAGTCGCCAAGCAGAAAGCCGCCGAGGCTGATGTCGCCAACGCTGGCAAGCAGCGCGACGAATTGCGCCTCGAAGCACGCACCCAGCAGGCTGACCAGGCCACCGCCCGCGCCCAGGCTGCGCAGGCGGCTGCCGAAGCGGCCAAGGCCCAGGCGCAAAGCGCTGAAATGGCGACCCGCGATGCCCAGGCCCGCGCTAGCGCCCTGGAAATGCAACTGGCCGACCTGGCCGCCAAGAAAACCGAACGCGGCATGATCATCACCCTGGGCGACGTGCTGTTCGGCACCGACAAGGCCGACCTGACTTCGAACGGCGTCAACACCGCCAACAAGCTGGCCGAAGTGCTGAAAAACAATCCGCAGCGCACCGTGCTGATCGAAGGCTTTACGGACAGCACCGGCAGCGCCGCGCATAACCTGGAACTGTCGCAGCGCCGTGCCGAGTCCGTGCGTAACGCCTTGCTGGGCCAGGGCATCGCCCGCGACCGCATCGCCACGCGCGGCTATGGCGTCGCTTACCCTGCGGCGGGCAACGATACGGCGGCGAATCGCCAGCTGAATCGCCGCGTGGAAATCGTGCTGTCGGAAGACAACACGGCCATTCCCGCCCGTCGTTAA
- a CDS encoding DUF4398 domain-containing protein, with amino-acid sequence MTNRDLLKSPLTALAACATAVVLMTGCASQKTPATADVAVSRAALDNAASAGAAELAPDEMRSAREKMMRANQALKDRDYKLARELADQAQADAKLAQSKANSTKATTAADEINENIRVMREELNRANSQAPQQ; translated from the coding sequence ATGACAAACCGAGATCTTTTGAAATCCCCGCTGACCGCCCTGGCCGCCTGCGCCACCGCCGTCGTCCTGATGACCGGCTGCGCCAGCCAGAAAACGCCGGCCACCGCCGACGTGGCCGTATCGCGTGCCGCACTCGACAACGCCGCCAGCGCCGGCGCCGCCGAACTGGCGCCCGATGAAATGCGTTCGGCCCGCGAAAAAATGATGCGCGCCAACCAGGCGCTGAAAGACCGCGACTACAAGCTGGCACGCGAGCTGGCCGACCAGGCGCAAGCCGATGCCAAGCTGGCGCAAAGCAAGGCCAATTCGACCAAGGCGACCACCGCCGCCGACGAAATCAACGAGAACATCCGCGTCATGCGCGAAGAACTGAACCGCGCCAACAGTCAAGCTCCCCAACAATAA
- a CDS encoding AsmA family protein, translating to MPYLPLPKSRRAKIVLATAGVLIAVPATAIIVLLNTDWNRAKPWLNARTSEALGRPFAIEGDLALAWRQPASAEKQRGWRDYLPWPHLQARDVRMGNPAGIVADPRHPQSASVSQLAFSLDPLALLDKKIVIPELRFDAPQLRLLRGKDGNNNWTFEKQNPGSSWQFELQSVVFSKGTVYLEDGITNSTMRADVDTIVDARYGIAWTLAGTYRGAPVKGSGKAGGVLSLQQQSTPFPLQAEMRSGSTTLAIDGTLTRPTRLAALDVLLKISGPSMAQLYALTGVLLPETPPFSAQGHLTGVLKRGGSDWIYDKFTGKVGSSDISGSAKYSERKPRNVLTGNVHSKLLHLNDLGPLVGADNRASKVQRGAQLNQPAGRVLPIETFKTERWASLDADVRYTADTITRDANLPISQVDTHIVLNDSVLSLNPLNFNIAGGTLVSQIRMDGSGKTAPGRIAAELKASARRMQIKQLFPNLKPLQASVGQINGDAALTATGNSVASLLGNSNGEVKALINGGSVSKLLLEEMGLNIGSVVLAKLSGDKQVKLNCMAASFGVTHGLMQTRQFIVDTDDATLHVDGTINLENEKLDLTLQPDSKGVRIFSLRAPIYVKGTFSDPDVSIDKGVVALRAGGALALAAVAPFAALLPLVNAGPGEQSECASLLNQASRKPVAPQPGKTRARQGAKPKTGERALPR from the coding sequence ATGCCTTACCTGCCGCTCCCCAAATCGCGCCGCGCGAAGATCGTCCTGGCCACCGCCGGCGTGCTGATCGCCGTGCCGGCCACCGCCATCATTGTCCTGTTGAATACCGACTGGAACCGCGCCAAGCCGTGGCTCAACGCCCGCACCAGCGAAGCGCTGGGCCGCCCGTTCGCCATCGAAGGCGACCTGGCGCTGGCCTGGCGCCAGCCGGCGTCAGCGGAAAAACAGCGCGGCTGGCGCGACTACCTGCCCTGGCCACATCTGCAGGCGCGCGATGTGCGCATGGGCAATCCGGCCGGCATCGTCGCCGATCCGCGCCATCCGCAGTCGGCCAGCGTCAGCCAGCTGGCCTTCTCGCTCGACCCGCTGGCCTTGCTTGATAAAAAGATCGTGATACCCGAACTGCGTTTCGACGCGCCGCAGCTACGCCTGCTGCGCGGCAAGGACGGCAACAACAACTGGACGTTTGAAAAACAGAACCCCGGTTCGTCGTGGCAGTTCGAGCTGCAAAGCGTGGTCTTCAGCAAAGGCACGGTGTATCTGGAGGATGGCATCACCAACTCAACCATGCGCGCCGACGTCGACACCATCGTTGACGCGCGCTACGGCATCGCCTGGACCCTGGCCGGCACCTATCGCGGCGCGCCCGTGAAAGGCAGCGGCAAGGCCGGCGGCGTGCTGTCGCTGCAGCAGCAAAGTACGCCGTTCCCGCTGCAGGCCGAGATGCGGTCGGGCAGCACCACCCTGGCCATCGACGGCACGCTGACGCGCCCGACCAGGCTGGCCGCGCTCGACGTGCTGCTGAAAATATCGGGCCCCAGCATGGCCCAGCTGTATGCCTTGACCGGCGTGCTGCTGCCGGAAACGCCGCCGTTCAGCGCGCAAGGACATCTGACCGGTGTGCTCAAGCGCGGCGGCAGCGACTGGATCTATGACAAATTCACCGGCAAGGTGGGCTCCAGCGATATCAGCGGCAGCGCGAAGTATTCCGAGCGCAAGCCGCGCAATGTGTTGACCGGCAATGTCCATTCGAAGCTGCTGCACTTGAACGACCTGGGGCCGCTGGTGGGCGCCGACAACCGCGCCAGCAAGGTGCAGCGCGGCGCGCAACTGAACCAGCCGGCCGGCCGCGTGTTGCCGATCGAAACATTCAAGACCGAACGCTGGGCCAGCCTCGACGCCGACGTGCGCTACACGGCCGACACCATCACGCGCGACGCCAACCTGCCGATCAGCCAGGTCGACACGCATATCGTGCTGAACGACAGCGTGCTCTCGCTCAACCCGCTCAACTTCAATATCGCCGGCGGCACGCTGGTGTCGCAGATCCGGATGGACGGCAGCGGCAAGACAGCGCCCGGGCGCATCGCCGCCGAACTGAAGGCGAGCGCGCGCCGCATGCAGATCAAGCAGCTGTTTCCCAACCTCAAACCATTGCAAGCCAGCGTGGGCCAGATCAATGGCGACGCGGCACTCACCGCCACCGGCAACTCGGTGGCCAGCTTGCTGGGCAATTCCAATGGCGAAGTCAAGGCACTGATCAATGGGGGCAGCGTCAGCAAGCTGCTGCTTGAAGAGATGGGCCTGAACATCGGCAGCGTGGTGCTGGCCAAGCTGTCGGGCGACAAGCAGGTCAAACTCAATTGCATGGCGGCCAGTTTCGGCGTCACGCATGGCCTGATGCAGACGCGCCAGTTCATCGTCGACACGGACGATGCCACCTTGCATGTCGACGGCACCATCAACCTGGAAAATGAAAAACTCGATCTGACCTTGCAACCCGACAGCAAGGGCGTGCGCATCTTCTCGCTGCGCGCACCGATCTATGTGAAGGGCACCTTCAGCGACCCCGATGTCAGTATCGACAAGGGCGTGGTGGCGCTGCGCGCCGGCGGTGCGCTGGCGCTGGCGGCGGTGGCGCCGTTTGCCGCCCTGCTGCCGCTGGTCAATGCCGGCCCCGGAGAACAGAGCGAATGCGCCAGCTTGCTGAACCAGGCCAGCCGCAAGCCGGTGGCGCCCCAGCCGGGCAAGACCCGTGCACGCCAGGGCGCCAAACCGAAGACCGGCGAGCGGGCCCTGCCACGCTGA
- a CDS encoding glycine zipper 2TM domain-containing protein — translation MQTIKKLAATTSIAALVLSLTACANMSGQDKNTAVGAGIGAVAGSVLTGGSAVGAVGGAAVGGVIGNQVKPK, via the coding sequence ATGCAAACGATTAAAAAACTCGCCGCTACCACTTCCATCGCCGCACTGGTGCTGAGCCTGACCGCTTGCGCCAATATGTCCGGCCAGGATAAAAACACCGCTGTCGGCGCCGGCATCGGCGCCGTTGCCGGCTCCGTGCTGACCGGCGGCAGCGCCGTTGGCGCAGTGGGCGGCGCCGCCGTCGGCGGCGTGATCGGTAACCAGGTCAAACCGAAGTAA
- a CDS encoding Crp/Fnr family transcriptional regulator translates to MTATINLPRDAGRSGLASAAAGNRLLASLPESDLKHLSALFDTVTVDVGDVLYEPGQPIGHIYFPGDCLISLLAVAEGRMTLEVGSVGREGVLGASVALGHELAQVRAVVQRSGSASRIARADFCAEFAQLESLQRLLYRYTDTLLAQAIQIAVCSRFHVLEARLARSLLITRDRLQSEKFHLTHEFLAHTLGVRRVGVTKAASALQQQKLITYSRGNIEILDSAGLEAVSCRCYELVKDTGTAGMANVFV, encoded by the coding sequence ATGACCGCTACCATCAACCTGCCCCGTGATGCAGGCCGCTCCGGTCTGGCCTCGGCCGCTGCGGGCAACCGCCTGCTGGCCAGCCTGCCGGAGTCCGACCTCAAGCATCTGTCGGCGCTGTTCGATACCGTCACGGTCGACGTCGGCGACGTGCTGTACGAGCCGGGCCAGCCGATCGGCCACATCTATTTTCCGGGCGACTGCCTGATCTCGCTGCTGGCCGTGGCCGAAGGCCGCATGACGCTCGAAGTGGGCTCGGTCGGCCGCGAAGGCGTGCTGGGCGCCTCCGTCGCGCTGGGCCATGAACTGGCGCAGGTGCGCGCCGTCGTCCAGCGTTCCGGCAGCGCCAGCCGTATCGCGCGCGCCGATTTCTGCGCCGAATTCGCCCAGCTCGAGTCGCTGCAGCGGCTGCTGTACCGTTACACCGACACCCTGCTGGCGCAAGCCATCCAGATTGCCGTGTGCAGCCGCTTCCACGTGCTCGAAGCGCGGCTGGCCCGTTCGCTGCTGATCACGCGTGACCGCCTGCAGTCGGAAAAATTTCACCTGACGCATGAATTCCTGGCCCACACCCTCGGCGTGCGGCGGGTCGGCGTGACCAAGGCGGCCAGCGCGCTGCAGCAGCAGAAACTGATTACCTATAGCCGCGGCAATATCGAGATCCTCGATTCGGCCGGGCTGGAAGCGGTATCGTGCCGCTGCTATGAACTGGTCAAGGATACGGGCACGGCCGGCATGGCCAATGTTTTTGTATAG
- a CDS encoding glycine zipper 2TM domain-containing protein yields MTTTTKSLHPLILAAAVAVVLFCGVGTAALMGWLPTSDSREAAPLSSAASSEQLASLQAIAPPAGAQPLAALPQQQPQQLAAQPAPAPRPQPQPEPQYAAAPAPAPKVCGNCGVIEAIHEVNTRASGSGVGAAGGAVVGGLLGNQVGGGHGKQLATVLGAVGGAVAGNQIEGSVRATRSYNIVVRLDNGKTRTVHQSAAPNWRQGDRVRVVNGGLRAG; encoded by the coding sequence ATGACCACCACCACCAAATCCTTGCATCCCCTGATCCTCGCCGCGGCCGTTGCCGTGGTGCTGTTTTGCGGCGTCGGCACGGCCGCCCTGATGGGCTGGCTGCCCACCTCGGACAGCCGCGAAGCCGCACCGTTGAGCAGCGCCGCCTCCAGCGAACAGCTGGCCAGCCTGCAGGCGATCGCACCACCGGCAGGCGCCCAGCCGCTGGCCGCCCTCCCCCAACAGCAGCCACAGCAACTGGCGGCACAGCCGGCGCCAGCACCACGCCCACAACCACAGCCTGAACCGCAATATGCGGCGGCCCCGGCACCGGCGCCCAAGGTCTGCGGCAACTGCGGCGTGATCGAAGCCATCCATGAAGTCAATACCCGCGCTTCGGGTAGCGGCGTGGGTGCGGCCGGCGGCGCCGTGGTCGGTGGCCTGCTGGGCAACCAGGTGGGTGGCGGCCATGGCAAGCAGCTGGCCACCGTGCTGGGCGCCGTCGGTGGCGCCGTGGCCGGCAACCAGATCGAAGGCAGCGTGCGCGCCACGCGCAGCTACAACATCGTCGTGCGCCTGGACAACGGCAAGACCCGCACCGTGCATCAAAGTGCGGCGCCGAACTGGCGCCAGGGCGACCGCGTGCGCGTGGTCAACGGCGGCCTGCGCGCCGGCTAA
- a CDS encoding lmo0937 family membrane protein, which translates to MLYTIAVVLIILWLLGLVTSYTIGGFIHILLVVAVIMILLRLISGRGL; encoded by the coding sequence ATGCTCTATACAATCGCAGTAGTACTCATCATTCTCTGGCTGCTGGGTTTGGTTACTTCCTACACCATCGGCGGCTTCATCCATATTCTGCTGGTCGTGGCAGTGATCATGATCCTGTTGCGCCTGATCAGCGGGCGCGGTCTATAG
- a CDS encoding OmpA family protein → MNPFKTGPGAKSVIGMLALTIAVSGCADMSATQRGTATGAGVGAGLGALIGGTTSGGGSGRTAGGALLGAAAGAVVGNIWSNRMENQKRTMEQATQGTGVQVTQTSDNRLKMEIPSDISFDTNRADIKGNFRPILDRFAATLNDNPNTTVSIIGHTDSTGSASINEPLSVERAAHTRDYLSMRGVSPTRVVVEGRGAREPIASNSDNDGRARNRRVEIYVAEMAPR, encoded by the coding sequence ATGAATCCATTCAAAACCGGCCCTGGCGCCAAATCCGTGATCGGCATGCTGGCCCTGACGATCGCCGTTTCCGGCTGTGCCGACATGTCGGCCACGCAACGCGGCACGGCCACTGGCGCCGGCGTCGGCGCCGGCCTGGGTGCATTGATCGGTGGCACCACCAGCGGTGGGGGCAGCGGCCGCACGGCTGGCGGCGCCCTGCTGGGCGCGGCTGCCGGCGCAGTGGTCGGCAATATCTGGTCGAACCGCATGGAAAACCAGAAGCGCACGATGGAACAAGCGACGCAAGGTACCGGCGTGCAAGTGACGCAGACCTCGGACAACCGCCTGAAAATGGAAATCCCGAGCGACATCTCGTTCGATACCAACCGCGCCGATATCAAGGGCAACTTCCGCCCCATCCTCGACCGCTTTGCCGCCACCCTGAACGACAACCCGAACACCACCGTGAGCATCATCGGCCACACGGACAGCACCGGCAGCGCCTCGATCAACGAGCCGCTGTCGGTCGAACGCGCCGCCCACACGCGCGACTACCTGTCGATGCGCGGCGTCTCGCCGACCCGCGTGGTGGTCGAAGGCCGCGGCGCGCGTGAACCGATCGCGTCGAACTCCGACAACGACGGCCGCGCCCGCAATCGTCGCGTGGAAATTTACGTAGCCGAGATGGCTCCACGTTAA